Below is a genomic region from Gillisia sp. Hel_I_86.
AGAAATGCTGCTTCCGATGTTAAAAAGGAAATCATAAGGTTGAAGAAAGAAGGAATGGAAGGTCTTGTGCTGGATCTTAGAAACAACGGAGGTGGATCTCTTAAAACCGTAGTGGATATTGCGGGTTTATTTATAGAGAAAGGTCCTATTGTGCAGGTGAAAAGCAAAGGAGCTGGTCAGGAGATTTTAGAAGATCAGGATCCTAGTATTCTTTGGGATGGTCCTTTAGTGATATTGGTAAATGAATTATCGGCTTCGGCTTCAGAAATTCTTGCGGCTGCAATGCAAGATTATAAAAGGGCAATTATTATAGGTAGCAAGCAAACCTATGGAAAAGGAACTGTTCAAAATGTAATAGACCTTAACCAGACTGTTAGAAGTAACGAATATGGAGATCTTGGAGCCTTAAAATTAACCACTCAAAAGTTCTATAGGGTAAATGGAGGTTCTACCCAGTTAGAGGGCGTTAAAAGTGATGTGGTTGTTCCAGATAGATATAGCTATATAGACATAGGGGAGAAGGATTACGAAAATCCATTGCCTTGGGATCAAATAAAAGCAGCTAAATATAAAATTTGGGATGGCTATATAGATTTTGAAGATGCCATTAAAAGCAGTAATGCGAGAATGTCCAATAATGCTCAACTAAACCTTATTGCTGAAAATGCGAAGTGGGTGAAAAATCAGCGGGATGAAGAAATTTATCCCTTGAACTATACTGCGTATCAAAACCATAGGTTGCTTACAGAAAAAGATGCTAAGAGGTTCGATGCAATTTCAAGTTATACTTCTAACCTGACTTATGAATCTTTGCCCTACGAAATGGAGCTATATGTAACAGACACTATCTTGAAAGAAAAGAGGGATAGATGGCATACTAGTTTAACTGGCGATGTATATATAGAAGAAGCTATTAATGTATTGGAAGATATCAAGATCAATAACATCAAGAGGTCGAAAGTAGCCACAATTAAAAACTAAAGTTTTCTAACAGGCAGTCTGAAGCTCGAAAAAAAAGTTTTACTTATAACTAGCTCATAAAATTGAAGAAATTGTCGTATTTATAATGAGATGATGACGCGATTCTGATAGCTCTCTGAACAGGGTTAAAGTAATTCTAAAAACCAGCTTCGTCACCCTGAACTTGTTTCAGGGTCTCAGTATTCCATCGATTTACATTGAAATGAGACTGAAACTTCCGATGCTTCGGAACAGAATGACGTCCATTTTTGTTTAGGATACTTTACGGACAAACACTCATTTTTTCATACAGGCTCTTTTTTATTTCCACAACTTTCCTATGAAGCGAAAATATATTTATCCAGGTATTATATTGGTTGTTGCTTTAGTACTTGTATTGGTTGAACGATGTGCCTAAAAATGGTAAATCAAGAACCTAGGAGAACCTGCCAGCTGGGTCAGACCTTTTAAACCATTAATGAGGATCTCAGTTCGACCTAACTTGATTGAAGCTCAAAGATCGTGAGTTAGCGGAGTTGAAAAGTACTTTCTTTGCCACGAATACTTTTTTTGATATGTCATCCCCGCGGCAGGACGGAGCTCTATTATAGAAATAATGCTTCATCGAGGTTCTTCGCTACGCTGCGTTCAGAATGACATTTCTCGGCTTTGTCCCTTCGAGCGGAGTCGAGAAGTACTTCCTTTCATTCATGAACATGCCACGAATACTTTTTTCCTGTTTTCCGCACTTTTTAAAAAACCCTTTAGGAAACACTGAATTTGTTGAAATAAATTTTGAAAATGGGTGTTGCACGCCTATTTTTGAGGATGTTTTTACGAAAATTAAAGAATCGTCCCGGTAGTATTTCAGTACAGATTATTTCCAAGGACAATGGGAAATACAAAGTCATCAAAACCATTGGCAGTAGCAACAATGAGCAGGAGCTTCAAAAATTGATGTTTCTTGGAAAGCAGGAAATGGAAAGACAGGGTGCCCAGGGAAAATTGTTTGTTTCAGAAAATGATATTGTTGTAGAACAATTATTTGGGGCATTGGCCAATGCGAGCATCAAGACCGTGGGCCCCGAACTGATTTTTGGGAAAATATACAACGGCATTGGGTTCAGTGAAATCAATGAAGATCTGTTCCGCCATTTGGTGATTGCCAGATTGGCCTTTCCTTTGAGCAAATTAAAGACTATTGAATACCTGTACCGGTTTCAGGGGACAAGGCTGAATATAGATACCGTATATCGTTTTCTGGACAAGCTTAATGATCGTCTAAAAGCACAGGTTGAACAGATCTCCTTTGCACATAGCCTAAAAGTTCTTGGTGGTAAGATCAGTATTGTGTTTTATGATATGACCACACTTTATTTTGAGGCCAGCGATGGGGATGACCTCAGAAAAACGGGTTTCAGCAAAGATGGAAAACACCAGAACCCCCAGATCTTTCTTGGTTTGTTGGTGGGGCTTGGAGGCTATGCTATTAGCTATGATATTTTCGAAGGCAATATTTATGAAGGGCATACTTTGATTCCATTCATAGAAAAAACAGCGGCAAAGTTTAAATTGGACAAACCTGTGATTGTTGCCGATGCGGGCCTGCTATCAAATTCCAACATCTTGGCCCTTGAAGAAAAAGGTTACCAATATATCATTGGGGCAAGACTAAAAAACGAACCAGAAAAAATAAAGAAACAGATACTGGCAAAAAAGCTTATCGATGGCCAGATGATCAAAATACCAAAGGCTGAAAAAACCCGCTTAATTGTTACCTATGCGGACAATAGAGCGGCAAAGGATGGGCACAATCGTAAAAGAGGGTTACAACGTTTGGAGAAACGAATTAAATCCGGCAAGCTCACCAAATCCAACATCAACAATAAGGGTTACAATAAATATTTAAAAATGCAGGGGGATGTGACCATTGAAATTGATTATGAAAAATTCTGGAAAGACAACGCCTGGGATGGATTGAAAGGCTATGTAACCAATACAGGATTATCAGATAAACTGGTAGTGGAAAACTATAAAAACCTATGGCATATTGAAAGGGCATTCAGGATGTCAAAGACCGATTTACGAATACGGCCAATTTACCACAGGTTACGCCACCGGATTGAAGCCCATATCTGCATCTCATTTACTGCTTACAGCATTTATAAGGAATTGGAAAGGCTGCTGCACGCAGAAAAATCTAGTATATCACTAAGGAAAGCAGCAGAACTAACACATAATATGTATCAAATCACTTATGTGCTTCCTGACTCCAAACATACCAAGTCTATCCTCTTGAAAATGAATGATGAACAGGCGGAATTATATCAAATAATCGAGAAAAATTTCTGGGGTGTTGCAAAGATGAAAACAGGAGATTCTTCACTTCGCTACGCTGCGTTCAGAATGACATTTCTCGGCTTTGTCCCTTCGAGCGGAGTCGAGAAGTACTTCCTTTCATTCAGGAACATGCCACGAATACTTTTTTTGATATGTCATCCCCGCGGCAGGACGGAGCTCTATTATAGAAATAATGCTTCATCGAGGTTCTTCGCTACGCTGCGTTCAGAATGACATTTCTCGAGAACGGGTTTTTTGAACGAAATCGCTGTTATTGACAGAAAATCCTTTCAGCCCCGAGGGGTCAGGGCACTCGACCTGACGCGATTTACTTAGGTCGTACTCAGGTTGAGGGATTAAAAGGCCAATCTTTCAGAATCCAACTTTATAAAGATAAAAAGCAGGATAGTAAAGCCCCATAAACCAGAGCCTCCATAACTAAAGAAAGGAAGTGGAATTCCAACAGTTGGAAAAATACCGGTTACCATTCCTATATTAACAAGAAAGTGGACAAAAATAATCCCCACCAAACTGTAGCCATATACCCTATTAAATGTAGATTTTTGCCGCTCGGCAAGAAACAATAATCGAAGGAGCAGCACCATGAACAAAAGCACGACCAAAGAAGTACCTAGGAATCCCCATTCTTCACCAACCGTGCTAAAAATATAATCGGTGTCTTGCTCTGGAACAAATTGTCCTTTGGTTTGTGTTCCTTCTGTCCAGCCTTTTCCCAGCCAGCCCCCGCTACCTATTGCAATTTCACTCTGATTGGTATTATAACCAATGCCCTTTGCATCTACTTCTTTCCCCAGAACTATATTAAAACGATCCCTATGGCGCTGCTCAAATACATTCTCAAAAATATAATCTACGGAATAAGAAAGCGCAATAGCACCTATAATTAACCCTAATAATACCTGTGGTTTTGGTCTGCCCTTCTTTTTCTGAAGCAAACTAAGTATGCCAATAATACCAACTGTAATGGCTACATACAGTGGGCCAATAACTAATGTTAATATAAAAATAGCTATCCCTGCAAAACCTAAAAACAGGTAAATTCCAGATAGTCCTTCCCTGTATAGCGGGAAGAGGAATGCAGCATACACCATGGCACTTCCCGCATCGGGTTGTGGCAATATAATAAGTGCTGGCAAAGCGATGATAAAAAATGCTTTTAACTGATGTGAAAATAGTTTGATATTCGTTTGAATGTCCCCGAGATAGTTTGCGAGGGCGAGTGTAGTCGCAACTTTTGCAAATTCCGCAGGTTGAATGCTTATTCCGCCAAATCCATACCACGAAGTTGCTCCGTTGATGGTTTTTCCAAACACAAAGAGCCCCAATATAGAAAGGATTGAGATTACATAGAACACGCTCGAAAACTTTATGTAAAATTTGGCCTCTATGGATAATATGATGATGATCATAAATAACCCGAGGATGATCCAAAGTGCCTGTTTTCCGTAGATCTTATCGAGATCAAAAATTCCGGAAGGTGAATCTCCGAGAGAGGCAGAATAGATGTTCATCCACCCAAAGCTTATAAGTAAAAGGTATATTAAGATAGTAACCCAATCGAAACTAATTGTGCCTTTCGCCATTATTTGTTAATTGTGAAAGGTTCTCCACTAAGTGGCTTTAAGTATTCATCTTCTAAACTGTGGGTGAGTATCCAAGTTTCCATATCTTTTCTAGAGATCGTGTTTTTAAGATATTTCTCTATCATTAAACCGGCAATTCTACCAGCATACCGGCCACCCCAATATCCATTTTCTACAAATACGGCAATGGCGATTTTAGGATTATCCACTGGTGCGAATGCAATAAATATAGAATGATCTGTGAGCTGCGTTCTCTTGCCGTTTATTTTCGTGTAATTCTCTGCAGTTCCAGTTTTTCCGGCTATTTCTATTCCCGGAATTTGTAAGGCAGATGCCGTTCCAACTTTGTATACTTGATGCATTCCTTCAATCACCGGGATAAAATGCTCACTATCAATGGTGGTGAATTTTTTCTCGGTATAAGTTGGGTCAGATATTGGCTCCCCATCGATACTTTTTAAGATATGGGGCGTATAATACCAGCCTTTATTAGCAATAGTAGCGGTCATGTTTGCTAATTGGATAGGGGTCATTAAAACCTCTCCTTGACCAATCGCATTGGAGATGGTTGCAGTTGAAAACCACTTGTAGGTAGGATATTCGTATATTTTATTATAGTAATTGGCATTTGGAATTTTCCCCGATCTTCCCGCAGGTAAATCGTAGCCCAAAAACTGCCCAAGACCAAAACTGTTTAAATGCTTCGCCCAAGCATCTACACCTTCTTGCGGAGTAGGATATTTTTCTATGATCCTTCTATATACATTTGCAAAATAGGCATTACAGGATTGTGCAATTCCTGGGATCATATCCAAAGGGCTCGCATGTGCATGGCAACCTAATTTTCGGCCTCTTCCATATACGTAGCCTCGATTGCAAGAGAATTTATCATGAATATCTACAACCTCTTCTTGTAAACCTATAAGTGCGTTGATGGTTTTAAAAGGGGAGCCTGGGGGGTATTCTGCCAATAAGCCCCTATCGTAAAGGGGCCTTGCAATGGTATCATAATATAGTTTGGTAAAGTTTGCCGATCGTTGCCTGCCCATAAGGAGCGCAGGATCGTAACTTGGGGCTGTAATAAGTGAAAGAATTTCACCGGTTGCAGGTTCTATTGCTACGATTCCTCCACGTTTGTTCTCCATTAATTTTTCTCCATAAGCTTGCAAAACCGCATCTATAGAGATGGAAACATCTTTTCCTTTTTTTGGTAGGGTATCAAAAATCCCATCTTTAAAAGGGCCAATATCCCTATTGAACCTATCCTTTTGTATATATTTTACGCCTTTTATACCTCGCAACAATTCTTCATATTGACCTTCCACCCCTTGTTTTCCGATTAGATCCCCGGAAATATAATATGGATTTTCTTCAATTATTTTATTGTTTACTTCAGCAATATACCCTAAAACATTAGAACCATTTTGGGTTTGATAGTCTCGTAAAGATCTCTTCTGAATATAAAAACCCGGATACTTCCGCATTTTCTCCTGAAGGTAGGCATACTCAGATTTTGTGAGCTGAGGTACAATAATAGAGGGAAGCCTGGGGGAATAAATTTTTGCCTTATCCAATTTTTTAGCCAGTTCCTCCGGGGTGAGTTTTAAGATGCTGCAAAATTCCGCAGTGTCAAATGCCTTCACGTTTCTTGGAATTGCCATCACATCATAGGAAGGCTGGTTGGAAACCAGCAACTCTCCGTTCCTATCGAAAATATAGCCGCGCTGCGGATAATTATAAACCACCTTTATTGCATTGTCTTCGCTCAAACGGGCGAAAGATTCGTCCATTATCTGCAAATAGAACAAGCGGCCTATAAATATAAAACCGGTGGTAATAATTATAATGTACAACAGCAGCCTTCTCATCGTCTTTTCGGTTTAAATAATGTCAAACTAATTAAGACTAAAAGTATAGTGAAAATACTCGTAAAAAATGTCTTTTTCAAAATTAAATATACATGGGAAAAACCGAACATTTCCAAAATAAAAAGCAATAGGTTGTGAAGTACCACCACAAGGATAATATAACTCAGCCTTGCTCCATATGGGGTGTTCGATAATTTTACTGTTTGGTAATCGTAACTTATTCCGAAGGAAAATCGGAGTATTACAGGTCTAATATAGGCTATAAAAACACTCGCGGCGGCATGTATTCCCCCGCTGTCCTCAAAAGTATCTATACTTAGCCCTAATAAAAAAGCAATAAGCATAAACCAGCCTTGTGGCGTGTTAAAAGGATATAGAATTAAAAATAGGATATACAGATATGGGTTTATAAAACCCAAAAAGTTGATATTATTAAGGAGCAGGACTTGTAACAAAACCAAGACCACAAACCGGATGCTATTGGAGATAA
It encodes:
- a CDS encoding IS1634 family transposase yields the protein MFLRKLKNRPGSISVQIISKDNGKYKVIKTIGSSNNEQELQKLMFLGKQEMERQGAQGKLFVSENDIVVEQLFGALANASIKTVGPELIFGKIYNGIGFSEINEDLFRHLVIARLAFPLSKLKTIEYLYRFQGTRLNIDTVYRFLDKLNDRLKAQVEQISFAHSLKVLGGKISIVFYDMTTLYFEASDGDDLRKTGFSKDGKHQNPQIFLGLLVGLGGYAISYDIFEGNIYEGHTLIPFIEKTAAKFKLDKPVIVADAGLLSNSNILALEEKGYQYIIGARLKNEPEKIKKQILAKKLIDGQMIKIPKAEKTRLIVTYADNRAAKDGHNRKRGLQRLEKRIKSGKLTKSNINNKGYNKYLKMQGDVTIEIDYEKFWKDNAWDGLKGYVTNTGLSDKLVVENYKNLWHIERAFRMSKTDLRIRPIYHRLRHRIEAHICISFTAYSIYKELERLLHAEKSSISLRKAAELTHNMYQITYVLPDSKHTKSILLKMNDEQAELYQIIEKNFWGVAKMKTGDSSLRYAAFRMTFLGFVPSSGVEKYFLSFRNMPRILFLICHPRGRTELYYRNNASSRFFATLRSE
- the rodA gene encoding rod shape-determining protein RodA, translated to MAKGTISFDWVTILIYLLLISFGWMNIYSASLGDSPSGIFDLDKIYGKQALWIILGLFMIIIILSIEAKFYIKFSSVFYVISILSILGLFVFGKTINGATSWYGFGGISIQPAEFAKVATTLALANYLGDIQTNIKLFSHQLKAFFIIALPALIILPQPDAGSAMVYAAFLFPLYREGLSGIYLFLGFAGIAIFILTLVIGPLYVAITVGIIGILSLLQKKKGRPKPQVLLGLIIGAIALSYSVDYIFENVFEQRHRDRFNIVLGKEVDAKGIGYNTNQSEIAIGSGGWLGKGWTEGTQTKGQFVPEQDTDYIFSTVGEEWGFLGTSLVVLLFMVLLLRLLFLAERQKSTFNRVYGYSLVGIIFVHFLVNIGMVTGIFPTVGIPLPFFSYGGSGLWGFTILLFIFIKLDSERLAF
- the mrdA gene encoding penicillin-binding protein 2, with the protein product MRRLLLYIIIITTGFIFIGRLFYLQIMDESFARLSEDNAIKVVYNYPQRGYIFDRNGELLVSNQPSYDVMAIPRNVKAFDTAEFCSILKLTPEELAKKLDKAKIYSPRLPSIIVPQLTKSEYAYLQEKMRKYPGFYIQKRSLRDYQTQNGSNVLGYIAEVNNKIIEENPYYISGDLIGKQGVEGQYEELLRGIKGVKYIQKDRFNRDIGPFKDGIFDTLPKKGKDVSISIDAVLQAYGEKLMENKRGGIVAIEPATGEILSLITAPSYDPALLMGRQRSANFTKLYYDTIARPLYDRGLLAEYPPGSPFKTINALIGLQEEVVDIHDKFSCNRGYVYGRGRKLGCHAHASPLDMIPGIAQSCNAYFANVYRRIIEKYPTPQEGVDAWAKHLNSFGLGQFLGYDLPAGRSGKIPNANYYNKIYEYPTYKWFSTATISNAIGQGEVLMTPIQLANMTATIANKGWYYTPHILKSIDGEPISDPTYTEKKFTTIDSEHFIPVIEGMHQVYKVGTASALQIPGIEIAGKTGTAENYTKINGKRTQLTDHSIFIAFAPVDNPKIAIAVFVENGYWGGRYAGRIAGLMIEKYLKNTISRKDMETWILTHSLEDEYLKPLSGEPFTINK
- a CDS encoding rod shape-determining protein MreD; the encoded protein is MTNTLISNSIRFVVLVLLQVLLLNNINFLGFINPYLYILFLILYPFNTPQGWFMLIAFLLGLSIDTFEDSGGIHAAASVFIAYIRPVILRFSFGISYDYQTVKLSNTPYGARLSYIILVVVLHNLLLFILEMFGFSHVYLILKKTFFTSIFTILLVLISLTLFKPKRR